A genomic window from Triticum urartu cultivar G1812 chromosome 7, Tu2.1, whole genome shotgun sequence includes:
- the LOC125525550 gene encoding putative germin-like protein 2-3 yields MAIRVLLLAGALLALACSHGATASDPSHLQDFCVADKTSPVRVNGLACKAAKEVVVEDFYFSGLHVAGNTTNKQGSAVTAVNVAQIGGLNTMGVSLVRIDYAPFGLNPPHTHPRSTEILTVLEGCLHVGFVTSNPENKHFEKVLNKGDVFVFPKGLVHYQYNNRTTGAVAIAALSSQNPGVITLANAVFGAEPSIPAGITTKAFQVEKSTVDWIQAQF; encoded by the exons ATGGCCATTCGAGTGTTGCTCCTTGCAGGAGCTCTCCTGGCCCTTGCATGCTCGCATGGCGCCACGGCCTCCGACCCCAGCCATCTCCAGGACTTCTGCGTCGCCGACAAGACGTCTCCAG TACGTGTCAACGGACTGGCTTGCAAGGCCGCGAAAGAGGTCGTCGTCGAGGACTTCTACTTCTCCGGCCTCCATGTGGCCGGCAACACGACCAACAAGCAGGGCTCCGCGGTGACCGCCGTCAACGTCGCACAGATCGGCGGGCTGAACACCATGGGCGTCTCCCTCGTCCGCATCGACTACGCGCCGTTTGGCCTCAACCCTCCCCACACTCACCCACGTTCCACCGAGATCCTGACTGTGCTAGAGGGTTGCCTGCATGTTGGTTTCGTGACATCGAACCCCGAGAACAAACACTTTGAGAAGGTTCTCAACAAGGGAGATGTGTTTGTGTTTCCTAAGGGCCTCGTCCATTACCAGTACAACAACAGGACTACCGGTGCAGTAGCTATTGCGGCACTGAGCAGCCAGAACCCTGGAGTGATCACGTTAGCCAACGCGGTGTTTggagccgagccttccatcccGGCTGGTATTACTACCAAGGCCTTCCAGGTGGAGAAGAGCACGGTGGATTGGATCCAAGCACAGTTCTAA